The Parashewanella spongiae genome has a window encoding:
- a CDS encoding MAPEG family protein: protein MSTLLICLFIAMLLPFLAKAPVAYAMAKLGGYDNQHPREQQSKLTGFGARALAGHQNAFESLLVFGMAVLAVIATGDITETAVTLAIVHIVARIMYHILYLIDLSTLRSLSWFVGIGASFCLFWQAV from the coding sequence ATGTCTACTCTACTTATCTGTTTATTTATCGCAATGCTACTCCCTTTTTTAGCCAAAGCTCCCGTCGCTTATGCTATGGCAAAATTAGGAGGCTATGACAATCAGCATCCGAGGGAGCAACAATCCAAACTCACAGGGTTCGGAGCTAGAGCATTGGCAGGGCATCAAAATGCGTTTGAATCTTTGTTGGTTTTTGGTATGGCGGTACTTGCCGTTATTGCTACAGGAGATATCACAGAAACGGCCGTTACACTGGCAATTGTGCATATCGTTGCCCGTATTATGTATCACATATTATATTTAATTGATTTATCGACACTTAGATCACTCTCATGGTTTGTTGGAATTGGCGCGAGTTTCTGTTTGTTTTGGCAGGCCGTTTAA
- a CDS encoding GspH/FimT family pseudopilin encodes MRYIRGFTLVEAMVTIAIAAILILVGAPSLNSFYQNVRAEQSINKIQTTLAFARNQAMSYDISVEVCPANGCDGNWNTGIQVFTFDVPQAPLVPGQSADRVQPARMILRETGAFNRNDTVMLTPTTFTFLGSGKINGLPDRQPTDNPITLSYCPNSKNANAIGLEIRKTGSTQLTNTGLSCN; translated from the coding sequence ATGAGATACATTCGCGGATTCACATTAGTGGAAGCTATGGTCACCATTGCCATTGCCGCGATTTTAATCCTCGTTGGTGCACCTTCATTGAATTCGTTTTATCAAAATGTTCGCGCTGAACAAAGTATTAATAAGATTCAAACCACACTCGCTTTTGCTCGTAACCAAGCCATGAGCTATGACATCAGCGTGGAAGTATGTCCAGCAAATGGTTGTGATGGCAATTGGAACACTGGAATACAGGTTTTTACTTTCGATGTACCTCAAGCACCACTTGTTCCAGGTCAAAGCGCAGATAGAGTTCAACCAGCCCGCATGATCTTAAGAGAAACTGGGGCATTTAATCGTAATGATACCGTTATGCTCACACCAACAACTTTTACTTTTTTAGGCTCAGGTAAAATAAATGGATTACCAGACAGACAACCAACAGACAACCCAATTACTTTGAGTTACTGTCCTAATTCTAAGAATGCAAATGCCATCGGGCTTGAAATTAGAAAAACGGGTAGCACACAACTTACCAACACAGGCTTAAGCTGCAATTAA
- a CDS encoding NAD(P)/FAD-dependent oxidoreductase yields the protein MTVKKIVIVGGGAGGLALASKLGRRLGHKADFDICLVDKSPIHIWKPKLHEVAVGAIDKSIDGLLYRDHSLKNGYRFIRGEIENCDHSNNTFQLAPVYAADGELLLATRTIEYDFLVLALGSVSNTFGTKGADEHCILLDNLNSAELFHQKLLDALLQLSESADKKVSIGIVGAGATGVELAAELFHVIESVKEFGYVNVTQHHLDVHLLEASPKILPQLPEKVSARAQSLLDRIGIKLHIGVQVKEISKEGFITHDGNTVPADIKVWAAGVKGPDVFSQFTTLPVTKRNQIEVDSFMKAIGTENVFAIGDCAELKLADGSFVPPRAQAADQMAQQLYKNLIKRFTGRKQKPFEYRDYGSLVSLSRFSAVGNLMGSLRSGQFFVEGHLARVMYMSLYQRHLSSLFGWFSAIIYRMAKKMLRWHRPKLKLH from the coding sequence ATGACAGTAAAAAAGATTGTCATCGTTGGCGGTGGTGCTGGCGGTTTAGCATTGGCATCAAAACTAGGGAGACGTCTCGGGCATAAAGCTGATTTTGATATCTGCTTAGTTGATAAAAGCCCTATTCATATCTGGAAACCTAAACTGCATGAAGTGGCTGTTGGAGCCATCGATAAATCGATTGATGGCTTACTTTATCGCGATCACAGCTTAAAAAATGGTTATCGCTTTATACGCGGTGAAATTGAAAATTGCGACCATAGCAATAATACTTTTCAGCTTGCGCCAGTATATGCGGCAGATGGTGAATTGTTACTTGCGACGCGTACTATTGAATATGATTTTCTGGTGCTTGCTTTAGGCAGTGTTTCTAATACGTTTGGTACCAAAGGTGCCGATGAACATTGTATCTTGCTCGATAACTTAAATAGTGCAGAGCTCTTTCATCAAAAGTTACTTGATGCATTGCTTCAATTAAGTGAATCAGCAGATAAAAAAGTGAGCATTGGTATTGTAGGAGCAGGAGCTACAGGGGTTGAACTCGCAGCTGAATTATTTCACGTGATCGAGTCAGTTAAAGAATTTGGTTATGTCAATGTCACTCAACACCATCTCGATGTGCATTTACTGGAAGCATCACCGAAAATACTCCCTCAATTGCCGGAAAAAGTAAGCGCTCGGGCACAGTCCTTATTAGATCGAATTGGTATAAAGCTTCACATAGGCGTTCAAGTTAAAGAGATCTCTAAAGAAGGCTTTATTACTCATGACGGTAATACAGTTCCAGCAGACATAAAGGTTTGGGCTGCAGGAGTCAAAGGTCCAGATGTTTTTTCTCAGTTTACCACTTTGCCTGTGACCAAACGTAATCAAATAGAAGTTGACTCGTTTATGAAAGCGATTGGTACTGAAAATGTATTTGCTATTGGAGATTGTGCTGAATTGAAATTAGCTGATGGGAGCTTTGTTCCGCCGAGAGCACAAGCTGCCGATCAAATGGCACAGCAGCTTTATAAAAACTTGATAAAGCGATTTACTGGCCGTAAACAAAAACCTTTTGAATACCGTGATTACGGCTCTTTGGTGTCCCTAAGCCGTTTTTCAGCCGTTGGTAATTTAATGGGCAGTTTACGCTCAGGACAATTTTTTGTTGAAGGGCACCTTGCAAGAGTTATGTATATGTCTTTATATCAGAGACATCTTTCAAGTCTCTTTGGATGGTTTTCTGCCATTATTTATCGAATGGCTAAAAAGATGTTGCGTTGGCACAGACCAAAACTTAAATTGCATTAA
- a CDS encoding P-II family nitrogen regulator has translation MKRVEAIIKPFKLDDVRESLADIGITGMTVMEVKGFGRQKGHTELYRGAEYMVDFLPKVKIELVIQDELLDQAIDVIVETARTNKIGDGKIFVTDIERVIRIRTGEENEDAI, from the coding sequence ATGAAAAGAGTTGAGGCGATCATAAAACCTTTCAAATTAGATGATGTTAGGGAATCACTCGCTGATATTGGCATCACAGGCATGACGGTTATGGAAGTGAAAGGCTTTGGTCGACAAAAGGGGCACACTGAACTTTACCGTGGCGCAGAGTACATGGTTGATTTTTTACCGAAAGTTAAAATTGAGCTTGTCATTCAAGATGAATTATTAGATCAAGCTATTGATGTTATTGTTGAAACGGCTCGAACAAATAAAATCGGTGACGGGAAAATTTTTGTTACAGATATAGAAAGGGTCATTCGTATTCGTACAGGCGAAGAAAACGAAGACGCGATCTAA
- a CDS encoding GspH/FimT family pseudopilin, whose translation MNRLKGFTLIELMVTISIAAILLTVGAPSLNSLYQNTRADSGIKQIHQALYFARSHAISLGQNITVCPKNGSQCNNGKNNWKNGMIVFIDSDRNDVPDTPQSILIHVSAFHDKDIVQFNRAISIKFQPDGTTFGAAGTLTYCPDEADNESSKAVIINFAGRIRYSQDAVITCSTN comes from the coding sequence GTGAACAGGCTAAAAGGATTTACGCTCATAGAATTAATGGTAACAATTTCAATTGCTGCAATATTGCTGACTGTTGGTGCCCCGTCACTTAATAGCCTATATCAAAATACGAGAGCTGACAGCGGAATCAAGCAAATCCATCAAGCCTTATATTTTGCTCGCAGCCATGCAATCAGTCTCGGTCAAAACATTACCGTTTGCCCCAAAAATGGAAGCCAGTGTAATAATGGTAAAAATAATTGGAAAAACGGTATGATCGTTTTTATTGATAGTGATAGAAATGATGTACCCGATACACCGCAGTCTATTTTGATTCATGTGAGCGCCTTTCATGACAAGGATATTGTTCAATTTAACCGTGCAATCTCCATTAAATTTCAACCAGATGGGACTACTTTTGGAGCTGCTGGAACATTAACATATTGCCCTGACGAAGCAGATAATGAATCTTCTAAAGCTGTTATCATTAACTTTGCTGGTAGAATTCGTTATTCTCAAGACGCTGTCATCACGTGTTCAACTAACTGA
- a CDS encoding IS630 family transposase (programmed frameshift), with protein sequence MRVKYHVRLSNEERSMLEALIKQKKPRVAQHKKRHAQILLAIDENNSPLTNQQIAKALNISPLAVTSLRKRFVEEGLEVAVNSKHSHQGRRRIMDGEAEAHLIALACSTPPEGRCRWTLNLLRDKMIELKYIDNISRTSVHLCFKKNELKPWLKEEWCIPKEENAAFVSAMEDILELYKLPYNPKRPLVCLDETSKQQVKEVRNPLPLVSGYPERYDTEYERNGVSNLFMIFEPLAGWRHVEVTEHRTAIDWAHQVKALVDGRYKDAETIVLVEDNLNTHTPASFYKAFEPEEARRLINKIEFHYTPKHGSWLDMAEIELSILSRQCLNRRIPDQETLNTEVEAWVTERNESKAKMNWQFTTEEARIKLKKLYPVLPE encoded by the exons ATGAGGGTTAAATACCACGTTCGTTTGAGTAATGAAGAACGTTCAATGCTTGAGGCTTTGATAAAGCAGAAGAAACCACGTGTTGCTCAACATAAGAAACGACACGCCCAAATTTTACTTGCTATTGATGAGAATAATTCGCCACTGACCAATCAACAGATTGCTAAAGCACTAAACATCTCACCACTTGCAGTAACGAGCCTTAGAAAGCGTTTTGTCGAAGAAGGATTAGAAGTCGCTGTGAATAGCAAACACAGCCATCAAGGCCGCAGACGCATAATGGATGGCGAAGCCGAAGCCCACCTAATTGCACTGGCCTGCTCTACGCCTCCTGAAGGACGTTGCCGTTGGACATTAAATCTTCTTAGAGACAAGATGATTGAACTCAAATATATCGATAACATATCAAGAACTTCTGTTCATT TATGCTTTAAAAAAAACGAACTTAAACCATGGCTTAAAGAAGAGTGGTGTATACCTAAAGAGGAAAACGCTGCTTTCGTGAGTGCTATGGAAGATATATTAGAACTCTATAAACTTCCTTACAATCCTAAGCGTCCTTTAGTATGCCTTGATGAAACCAGCAAACAACAAGTTAAAGAAGTTCGCAATCCGTTACCCTTAGTTTCAGGTTATCCAGAGCGATACGATACAGAGTATGAGCGTAACGGTGTCAGCAACCTGTTCATGATATTTGAGCCTTTAGCGGGCTGGCGACATGTTGAAGTCACTGAACACAGAACGGCCATTGATTGGGCTCATCAAGTAAAAGCCTTAGTAGACGGGCGTTATAAGGACGCTGAGACAATTGTATTAGTTGAGGATAACTTGAATACTCATACACCGGCTTCATTTTATAAGGCCTTCGAACCAGAAGAAGCTCGTAGGTTGATCAATAAAATAGAATTTCATTACACGCCAAAGCACGGAAGTTGGTTGGATATGGCTGAAATTGAATTAAGTATCTTGAGCAGGCAATGCTTAAACCGAAGAATACCCGATCAGGAAACACTAAATACTGAAGTCGAAGCCTGGGTTACCGAGCGTAATGAGTCCAAGGCTAAGATGAACTGGCAGTTCACGACTGAGGAGGCACGTATAAAATTAAAGAAACTTTACCCCGTACTCCCAGAGTAA
- the cobO gene encoding cob(I)yrinic acid a,c-diamide adenosyltransferase — MTELNKEQNKHGSDASKNEKHKQRQQKLKETVDSKVAAAQKEQGILLVLTGNGKGKSTSGFGTITRAVGHGKKAAVVQFIKGGWECGERNLLKKVGVEFHVMGTGFTWETQDKDKDTAAAVDAWEKAEQYLQDESIDCVLLDELTYMVSYHYLDVERVLNALKNRPPMQHVIITGRACHREIIELADTVSEVKPTKHAFEAGIKAQVGFDY; from the coding sequence ATGACTGAACTGAATAAAGAACAAAATAAACACGGCTCTGATGCCAGTAAAAATGAAAAGCATAAACAAAGACAGCAAAAGCTAAAAGAAACGGTTGATTCGAAAGTCGCAGCAGCTCAAAAAGAGCAAGGTATTTTATTAGTCTTAACAGGCAATGGAAAAGGCAAGTCAACTTCAGGGTTTGGTACAATCACGCGAGCGGTTGGTCATGGTAAAAAAGCTGCAGTGGTGCAGTTTATTAAAGGTGGCTGGGAGTGTGGTGAACGTAATTTGCTTAAAAAAGTCGGGGTTGAGTTTCATGTAATGGGTACAGGTTTTACATGGGAAACCCAAGATAAAGACAAAGACACTGCTGCTGCTGTTGATGCATGGGAAAAGGCTGAGCAATATCTGCAAGACGAGAGTATAGATTGCGTGTTACTTGATGAATTGACCTATATGGTGAGCTACCACTACCTTGATGTCGAGCGTGTGCTGAACGCATTAAAGAATCGTCCACCTATGCAGCATGTGATTATTACCGGAAGAGCTTGTCATCGTGAAATTATTGAACTTGCTGATACTGTCAGTGAAGTTAAGCCGACAAAGCATGCTTTTGAAGCGGGTATAAAAGCTCAGGTTGGATTCGATTACTGA
- a CDS encoding cobalamin-binding protein, with amino-acid sequence MKFLKFVLLNTLCLLAFTAYASPVKRVIALSPHAVEQLYAIGAGELIVATTEHADFPVSAKNIPTIGGFHGIQIERILELAPDLIVYWGSGNKTDDIQRLKQLGFNLYNSDPKTLHDVVLDLKVLGELTGRQKITEKVINDFKTKLTRLRLANHKKTKVKVFYQLWSNPLMTVSKNSWIQQLIQVCNGENVFYDAEGDYPQVSIENVLLVKPEVILASKDKGNLQGINWEKWSMIPAVKNGNIYPLNADLLHRPTPRALDGIVAICQAIDTAR; translated from the coding sequence ATGAAATTCCTCAAGTTTGTTCTTCTCAATACCTTATGCTTATTGGCTTTCACTGCCTACGCCTCGCCAGTGAAAAGAGTGATTGCCTTGTCACCACATGCCGTCGAGCAACTTTATGCTATTGGGGCTGGAGAGTTGATCGTTGCGACTACCGAGCATGCCGACTTCCCAGTGTCGGCAAAAAATATTCCAACCATTGGCGGTTTTCACGGGATACAAATTGAGCGTATTTTAGAGTTAGCCCCAGATCTTATCGTATATTGGGGGAGTGGTAATAAAACCGATGATATTCAACGTTTAAAGCAATTAGGTTTTAATTTATATAACAGCGATCCTAAGACCCTTCATGACGTCGTATTGGACTTAAAGGTGTTAGGCGAACTGACTGGTCGGCAAAAAATAACTGAAAAAGTGATTAATGATTTCAAGACAAAACTAACTCGATTAAGACTGGCTAATCATAAAAAAACTAAGGTCAAGGTATTCTATCAATTGTGGTCAAACCCATTAATGACCGTTTCAAAAAACAGCTGGATCCAGCAACTCATTCAAGTCTGCAATGGTGAGAATGTGTTTTATGATGCCGAAGGGGATTACCCACAAGTCAGTATCGAAAATGTTTTATTAGTTAAACCTGAAGTTATTTTAGCCAGTAAAGACAAAGGAAATTTACAGGGGATAAATTGGGAAAAATGGTCGATGATACCAGCGGTTAAAAATGGCAATATTTATCCACTAAATGCTGATTTATTACATCGTCCGACACCAAGAGCTCTCGACGGCATTGTTGCAATATGTCAAGCTATTGATACTGCAAGATAG
- a CDS encoding helix-turn-helix domain-containing protein — protein MRVKYHVRLSNEERSMLEALIKQKKPRVAQHKKRHAQILLAIDENNSPLTNQQIAKALNISPLAVTSLRKRFVEEGLEVAVNSKHSDQGRRRIMDGEAEAHLIALACSTPPEGRCRWTLNLLRDKMIELKYIDNISRTSVHYALKK, from the coding sequence ATGAGGGTTAAATATCACGTTCGTTTGAGTAATGAAGAACGTTCAATGCTTGAGGCTTTGATAAAGCAGAAGAAACCACGTGTTGCTCAACATAAGAAACGACACGCCCAAATTTTACTTGCTATTGATGAGAATAATTCGCCACTGACCAATCAACAGATTGCTAAAGCACTAAACATCTCACCACTTGCAGTAACGAGCCTTAGAAAGCGTTTTGTCGAAGAAGGATTAGAAGTCGCTGTGAATAGCAAACACAGCGATCAAGGCCGCAGACGCATAATGGATGGCGAAGCCGAAGCCCACCTAATTGCACTGGCCTGCTCTACGCCTCCTGAAGGACGTTGCCGTTGGACATTAAATCTTCTTAGAGACAAGATGATTGAACTCAAATATATCGATAACATATCAAGAACTTCTGTTCATTATGCGTTAAAAAAATGA
- the yiaY gene encoding L-threonine dehydrogenase, translating into MAAKFFIPSVNVLGQGAVDEAIADIQALCFQRALIVTDKPLVEIGIVNDLIEKLAQVGIQSVIFDGVQPNPTVGNVEAGLSLLKENDCDFVISLGGGSPHDCAKGIALVATNGGSIKDYEGVDVSKQPQMPLVAINTTAGTASEMTRFCIITDESRHIKMAIVDKNTTPILSVNDPELMKKKPASLTAATGMDALTHAIEAYVSTAANPITDACALKAIELIQDNLVKAVKSGQDTDAREQMAYAQFLAGMAFNNASLGYVHAMAHQLGGFYDLPHGVCNALLLPHVQEYNAQVVPQRLKDVAANMRVDVSALSDEEGAQAAIKAIKELSAAVGIPENLTKLGVQEKDIPTLADNALKDACGFTNPKQATHEEICQIFKNAL; encoded by the coding sequence ATGGCGGCTAAATTTTTTATTCCCTCTGTTAATGTACTTGGTCAAGGTGCTGTTGATGAGGCGATTGCTGATATTCAAGCTTTATGTTTTCAACGAGCATTAATTGTTACTGATAAGCCACTAGTAGAAATTGGTATAGTTAATGATTTGATTGAAAAACTCGCTCAAGTTGGCATTCAATCAGTTATTTTTGATGGCGTTCAACCGAACCCAACTGTAGGCAATGTCGAAGCAGGTTTATCATTACTCAAAGAAAACGATTGTGACTTTGTAATTTCTCTCGGTGGGGGTTCACCTCATGACTGTGCAAAGGGCATTGCATTGGTAGCAACTAACGGTGGCAGCATTAAAGATTACGAAGGCGTGGATGTATCAAAACAACCACAAATGCCATTAGTTGCGATCAATACAACGGCTGGAACAGCAAGTGAAATGACTCGATTTTGCATCATTACTGATGAATCTCGGCATATTAAAATGGCAATTGTTGATAAAAACACCACGCCGATTTTATCAGTCAATGATCCTGAACTGATGAAAAAGAAGCCTGCTTCATTAACTGCTGCAACGGGAATGGATGCATTAACTCACGCAATTGAAGCTTATGTCTCCACGGCAGCAAACCCTATTACTGACGCTTGCGCACTAAAAGCCATTGAGCTAATTCAAGATAATTTGGTCAAGGCGGTTAAGTCAGGCCAAGATACTGATGCGAGAGAGCAAATGGCTTACGCACAATTTTTAGCTGGAATGGCATTTAATAATGCAAGCTTAGGCTATGTGCACGCAATGGCACATCAACTCGGTGGCTTTTATGACTTACCTCACGGTGTTTGTAATGCACTACTGTTACCTCATGTACAAGAGTACAACGCGCAAGTTGTACCTCAACGCTTAAAAGACGTTGCTGCAAACATGAGAGTTGATGTTTCTGCTCTTTCTGATGAAGAAGGCGCACAGGCGGCAATCAAAGCAATTAAAGAGCTTTCTGCTGCGGTAGGCATTCCAGAAAACTTAACTAAGCTTGGCGTTCAAGAAAAAGATATTCCAACACTCGCGGATAATGCATTAAAAGATGCATGTGGATTTACCAATCCAAAACAAGCGACACATGAAGAAATTTGTCAAATATTTAAAAACGCACTATAG
- a CDS encoding IS66 family transposase gives MPKEENAHKWTYFFGHKKRGKVATDAAGILPDYKGILVHDHWKPYFKYDCLHSLCNAHHIRELEFAYDKEKQQWAKKVQDFLYETHEEVENNGGRLGYQRAKHKLKEYRALLKDAEIECPEPPKIDGKRGRTKKVKAEIS, from the coding sequence ATACCTAAAGAGGAAAACGCTCATAAATGGACGTACTTTTTTGGGCATAAAAAACGTGGAAAGGTAGCAACGGACGCCGCAGGAATACTGCCTGATTATAAAGGTATCCTCGTTCATGACCATTGGAAGCCTTATTTTAAATACGATTGTTTACATAGTTTGTGCAACGCTCACCATATCAGAGAGCTTGAATTTGCCTATGATAAAGAAAAGCAGCAATGGGCGAAGAAAGTACAAGATTTTCTTTATGAAACTCATGAGGAAGTAGAGAATAATGGCGGAAGGCTTGGCTATCAAAGAGCGAAACATAAATTGAAAGAATATCGAGCCTTGCTAAAAGATGCAGAGATAGAATGTCCTGAGCCACCCAAGATAGATGGGAAACGAGGAAGAACAAAAAAAGTAAAAGCCGAAATCTCTTAG
- a CDS encoding ISAs1 family transposase, producing the protein MKTTTISDFFDGLPDPRMSRTLHHPLINIITITLCAVICGCDNFNAIEEYGKSKKKWFETFLDMPHGVPSHDTFNDVLNRLCPKAFHAAFIAWAQYLCTIDEDIIPPDGKTLRRTLDKVNEVPAIHIVNAWSVKNNLCLGQMKVDGKSNEITAIPKLLELLDIKGATITTDAMGCQFKIADKIIEKKANYIFALKGSQGEFFEDIKLFLDTELESRFKKIHCDMFEEVDKDHGRIEQRKVWVTSDVEWLRKRHSRWSSLNSIVVVESTREQKGIEKTMERRYYISSHLKPKAEFISNAIRSHWFVENKLHWQLGVSFDEDSCRLRSGNAAENMAIMNKTALNMLKNEKTAKVGIKSKRLKAGWDEEYLMKVLTVGKLAV; encoded by the coding sequence ATGAAAACTACGACAATCAGCGACTTTTTTGATGGCCTACCCGACCCTCGTATGTCACGAACTTTACATCATCCTCTGATTAACATTATAACCATTACTCTATGTGCGGTTATCTGTGGCTGCGATAATTTCAATGCTATTGAAGAATATGGGAAATCGAAGAAAAAATGGTTCGAAACTTTTTTAGATATGCCTCATGGTGTCCCAAGCCATGATACCTTTAACGATGTTCTCAACCGCTTATGTCCTAAGGCTTTTCATGCCGCTTTTATAGCGTGGGCGCAATACCTTTGTACAATTGACGAAGATATCATTCCTCCTGATGGCAAGACACTCAGAAGAACTCTGGATAAAGTGAATGAAGTTCCAGCAATACATATCGTTAATGCTTGGTCAGTAAAAAATAATCTTTGCTTAGGGCAAATGAAAGTTGACGGTAAAAGCAACGAGATAACAGCCATTCCTAAGTTGTTAGAGCTCCTCGATATTAAAGGGGCAACCATTACCACTGATGCAATGGGTTGCCAGTTTAAAATTGCAGATAAAATCATTGAAAAAAAAGCTAATTATATTTTCGCCCTTAAAGGTAGCCAAGGTGAGTTCTTTGAAGATATCAAATTATTTTTAGATACAGAACTCGAGTCTAGATTTAAAAAAATTCACTGCGATATGTTTGAGGAAGTCGATAAAGATCACGGTCGAATTGAACAAAGAAAAGTTTGGGTCACGTCTGACGTAGAGTGGCTCAGAAAACGCCATAGTAGATGGTCAAGCTTAAACAGCATTGTAGTCGTAGAATCTACTAGGGAACAAAAAGGGATAGAGAAGACCATGGAAAGACGCTATTACATCAGTAGTCATTTGAAACCTAAAGCTGAGTTTATCTCAAATGCAATACGTTCTCATTGGTTTGTTGAAAATAAACTCCACTGGCAACTGGGTGTAAGCTTTGATGAAGACTCATGTCGGTTAAGAAGTGGAAACGCAGCAGAGAATATGGCTATCATGAATAAAACAGCACTCAACATGCTGAAAAATGAGAAAACAGCAAAAGTAGGAATAAAAAGCAAACGCTTAAAAGCGGGCTGGGATGAAGAATATTTGATGAAGGTATTAACTGTGGGCAAACTGGCTGTCTAA